A single window of Acetobacteraceae bacterium DNA harbors:
- the rpsH gene encoding 30S ribosomal protein S8, with translation MAMSDPLGDMLTRIRNAQKAGHKVCVAPASKFRASVLAVLQREGYIRGFSTEEVRKGVNQLRIELKYSGEQPVIRKITRVSKPSRRVYSPIKELPRVCAGLGISVLSTPQGVLSNNEARAANVGGEILCRVF, from the coding sequence ATGGCAATGTCTGATCCCTTGGGGGATATGCTTACCCGCATTCGTAATGCGCAGAAAGCTGGTCACAAAGTTTGCGTAGCACCTGCTTCCAAATTTCGTGCAAGCGTTTTAGCTGTGTTGCAGCGCGAAGGTTATATTCGTGGTTTCTCAACAGAAGAAGTACGCAAAGGCGTCAATCAACTTCGTATCGAGTTGAAATATTCTGGTGAGCAGCCTGTAATTCGTAAAATTACACGTGTTTCTAAACCAAGTCGCCGGGTATATTCCCCAATTAAAGAACTTCCTCGTGTTTGTGCCGGACTGGGTATTTCCGTTCTGTCCACACCACAAGGCGTTCTCTCAAATAATGAAGCTCGCGCAGCCAATGTTGGCGGCGAAATTCTCTGCCGCGTTTTCTAA
- the rplN gene encoding 50S ribosomal protein L14, which yields MIIVESNLEVADNSGARRVQCIKVLGGSKRRSASVGDVIVVSVKEAIPRGKVKKGDVHQAVIVRTSYPVRRADGSTIRFDKNAAVLLNKQSEPIGTRIFGPVVRELRAKKFMKIISLAPEVL from the coding sequence ATGATTATTGTTGAATCAAATCTAGAGGTCGCCGATAACTCCGGCGCCCGCCGTGTCCAGTGCATTAAAGTTCTTGGCGGATCTAAGCGTAGAAGCGCTTCGGTCGGTGATGTTATCGTTGTCTCTGTTAAAGAAGCTATTCCTCGCGGAAAAGTGAAAAAAGGGGACGTTCATCAGGCTGTTATCGTGCGCACTTCTTATCCTGTGCGTCGTGCTGACGGTTCGACCATTCGTTTTGATAAAAATGCTGCAGTTCTTTTGAACAAACAGTCGGAGCCAATTGGTACACGTATCTTTGGTCCGGTTGTTCGTGAGCTCAGAGCTAAGAAGTTTATGAAAATTATTTCATTGGCTCCGGAGGTGCTATAA
- a CDS encoding 50S ribosomal protein L6, with the protein MSRVGKNTITLPDGVNVEIKNNRCVVKGKRGELSLDLTAEVSVKVEDGSVVVEPNAKRRGPAGAMWGTTRALIANMVTGVTTGFTKALEIQGTGFRAAVQGKNLVMNLGFSHDVIYPVPDDIKITVPRPTAIVVEGNDKQRVGQVAVDLRNFRKPEPYKGKGVRYENEVLLRKEGKKK; encoded by the coding sequence ATGTCACGAGTTGGTAAAAATACAATCACCCTACCTGATGGGGTGAACGTAGAAATCAAAAACAACCGTTGCGTTGTTAAAGGTAAAAGAGGGGAACTTTCTCTCGATCTTACCGCTGAGGTTTCTGTTAAAGTTGAAGATGGTAGTGTTGTCGTTGAGCCTAATGCAAAACGCCGTGGTCCTGCTGGTGCAATGTGGGGGACAACCCGTGCATTGATCGCAAATATGGTCACAGGTGTTACGACAGGCTTTACAAAAGCGCTTGAAATTCAAGGAACAGGTTTCCGTGCCGCTGTGCAGGGGAAAAATTTAGTGATGAATCTTGGGTTCTCCCACGATGTTATCTATCCAGTTCCAGATGATATTAAGATTACAGTTCCACGTCCGACAGCAATTGTGGTTGAGGGGAATGACAAGCAGCGTGTGGGGCAAGTTGCTGTTGATCTTCGTAACTTCCGCAAACCTGAACCTTATAAAGGTAAGGGTGTTCGCTATGAGAATGAGGTTCTGTTGCGTAAGGAAGGTAAGAAGAAGTAA
- the rpmD gene encoding 50S ribosomal protein L30, with translation MAKKQLPPVEAGKVRVIRTGSLIRSKPGQAEAMRGLGLRRIGAVRELEDTPAIRGMIRVVAHLVKVENHG, from the coding sequence ATGGCTAAAAAACAGCTTCCTCCTGTTGAGGCTGGAAAGGTGCGGGTCATCCGCACTGGTTCCTTAATTCGTTCCAAACCAGGTCAAGCCGAGGCTATGAGAGGCCTAGGTCTTCGCCGGATTGGTGCTGTTCGCGAGCTCGAAGACACACCTGCCATCCGTGGCATGATTCGTGTTGTCGCGCATTTAGTGAAAGTGGAGAATCATGGTTAA
- the rpsQ gene encoding 30S ribosomal protein S17: MPKRVLTGRVTGDRMDKTVTVLVDRRIKHPLYKKFIRRSKKYAAHDPANECHVGDIVRIEECAPISKRKTWKVIFRNDQPIAASEEKTA, from the coding sequence TTGCCTAAACGCGTCTTAACTGGCCGGGTAACCGGTGACAGGATGGATAAAACCGTTACGGTTCTTGTGGATCGTCGGATTAAACATCCTTTGTATAAAAAATTCATTCGTCGCTCTAAAAAATATGCGGCGCATGATCCTGCAAACGAATGTCACGTTGGTGATATCGTTCGCATTGAAGAATGTGCACCAATTTCCAAGCGTAAAACTTGGAAAGTGATTTTCCGCAATGATCAGCCTATCGCTGCATCAGAGGAGAAGACGGCATGA
- the rpsK gene encoding 30S ribosomal protein S11 — protein sequence MAKPASTRVRRRERKNITSGVAHVLSTFNNTMITISDAQGNAISWSSSGQQGFKGSRKSTPYAAQLAAEDAGKKAREHGMETLEVEVCGPGSGRESALRALQSVGFVITMIRDLTPVPHNGCRPRKRRRV from the coding sequence ATGGCTAAGCCAGCATCTACGCGAGTTCGTCGCAGAGAGCGAAAAAATATTACTTCTGGTGTTGCTCACGTATTGTCGACATTTAACAATACAATGATCACCATCAGCGATGCGCAGGGGAATGCTATTTCATGGTCTTCTTCTGGTCAGCAGGGTTTTAAGGGTTCCCGTAAATCCACACCTTACGCTGCTCAGTTGGCCGCAGAAGATGCTGGCAAAAAAGCGCGTGAGCATGGCATGGAAACCCTAGAGGTTGAGGTTTGCGGACCCGGCTCAGGCCGTGAAAGTGCGCTTCGTGCGTTGCAGTCTGTTGGATTTGTTATCACAATGATTCGTGATCTGACACCTGTGCCACATAATGGTTGCCGTCCACGTAAACGCCGTCGCGTTTAA
- the rplE gene encoding 50S ribosomal protein L5: MSEKNASASAPRLYDLYKREIRSKLKEEFSFKNEMEIPRLEKIVLNMGVGEAAADQKKLDAAVADMTLISGQKAVKTRARKAIAGFKIREGLPIGCMVTLRGERMYEFLDRLINIAMPRIRDFRGLSSKKGFDGNGNYALGLKEQIIFPEIDYDKVDSVRGMDVIFVTSSRENKEAHALLKAFNMPFTA; the protein is encoded by the coding sequence ATGTCAGAAAAAAACGCTTCTGCTTCTGCGCCACGTTTGTACGATCTGTATAAGCGCGAAATCCGTTCGAAGTTGAAGGAAGAATTTTCATTTAAAAATGAAATGGAAATTCCACGCCTTGAGAAAATTGTTCTTAATATGGGTGTTGGCGAAGCTGCAGCTGACCAGAAAAAACTGGATGCTGCCGTTGCTGATATGACTCTTATTTCGGGTCAAAAAGCGGTCAAAACCCGTGCGCGTAAGGCTATCGCAGGATTTAAAATCCGCGAGGGTCTTCCAATTGGCTGCATGGTAACATTGAGAGGGGAGAGAATGTATGAATTTCTTGACCGTCTTATCAATATTGCGATGCCACGTATTCGTGATTTCCGTGGGTTGTCTTCTAAAAAAGGCTTCGATGGAAATGGCAATTACGCACTAGGTCTTAAAGAGCAGATTATTTTCCCTGAAATCGACTATGATAAAGTTGATTCCGTTCGTGGGATGGATGTGATCTTTGTTACCTCTTCGAGAGAAAACAAAGAAGCACATGCGTTGTTAAAAGCCTTTAATATGCCATTTACGGCCTAA
- a CDS encoding 50S ribosomal protein L22 — protein sequence MGKQKAPRTLPSNQAQAVLRNLRVSPRKLNEVAQVIRNQTAEKALDTLTFSRRRIAQTVKKVLESAIANAENNHQLDVDRLVVRRAEVGKALVMKRFHARARGRAGGIQKFFSHLLIVVEEVPEGQDLVKAPRGSKKSPATSSDSTEKKAA from the coding sequence ATGGGTAAACAAAAAGCTCCCCGCACTTTGCCTTCAAATCAGGCTCAAGCCGTATTGCGCAACCTAAGAGTTAGCCCACGCAAGCTTAATGAAGTTGCACAAGTCATCCGCAACCAAACTGCTGAAAAAGCATTGGATACATTGACTTTCTCACGCCGTCGTATTGCACAAACCGTTAAAAAGGTTCTTGAAAGTGCGATTGCTAACGCCGAAAACAATCATCAGCTTGATGTTGATCGTTTGGTCGTTCGCCGTGCAGAAGTTGGTAAAGCTCTTGTCATGAAGCGTTTCCACGCTCGTGCTCGTGGCCGTGCCGGCGGTATTCAAAAGTTTTTCAGTCATTTGTTGATTGTTGTTGAGGAAGTTCCAGAAGGTCAAGACCTTGTTAAGGCTCCTCGTGGCTCTAAAAAGTCTCCTGCAACCTCTTCTGACTCTACAGAAAAAAAGGCAGCCTAA
- a CDS encoding 50S ribosomal protein L18, translating to MASLQETRHRRRDRLRFQLRKKANGRPRLSVFRSNLNIHAQIIDDAQGKTLASASSLDKEFRAEVSKGSNIDAATKVGQLVAERALKAGVKEVVFDRGSYLYHGRVKALADAAREKGLSF from the coding sequence ATGGCATCATTGCAAGAAACGCGGCATCGTCGTCGCGACCGCCTTCGTTTTCAATTAAGAAAAAAAGCGAATGGACGTCCTCGTCTTTCTGTTTTTCGTTCTAACCTGAACATTCATGCTCAGATTATTGACGATGCGCAAGGAAAGACACTCGCAAGCGCTTCTAGCTTGGACAAAGAATTCCGTGCAGAAGTTTCAAAAGGCTCAAATATTGATGCTGCTACAAAAGTCGGTCAGCTTGTCGCTGAACGTGCTTTAAAAGCTGGTGTCAAAGAAGTCGTTTTTGATCGCGGGTCTTATCTATATCATGGTCGTGTAAAAGCTTTGGCTGACGCGGCTCGCGAAAAGGGACTGTCCTTCTAA
- the rpsN gene encoding 30S ribosomal protein S14: protein MAKVSAVNRNNRRAAMSQRDREKRDALKKTIYDRDLPIEERFAATIKLASLPRNGSATRVRLRCEISGRSRANYRKFRMSRIALRDLASAGQIPGLTKSSW from the coding sequence ATGGCAAAAGTTTCGGCAGTTAACCGGAATAATAGACGCGCTGCGATGTCTCAGCGCGATCGTGAAAAACGCGATGCTCTTAAAAAGACGATTTACGATCGTGATCTTCCTATTGAAGAGCGTTTTGCAGCCACCATTAAGCTTGCAAGCCTTCCACGCAACGGATCTGCAACACGCGTTCGTCTTCGCTGTGAGATTTCTGGTCGTTCGCGTGCGAACTATCGTAAATTCCGTATGTCCCGTATTGCTTTACGGGATCTTGCTTCAGCCGGGCAAATCCCTGGTTTAACGAAGTCCAGCTGGTAA
- the rplP gene encoding 50S ribosomal protein L16, which yields MLSPKRTKFRKVRKGRIHGMAKGGTRLNFGTYGLKALEPERITARQIEAARRAITRAMKRAGRVWIRVFPDLPVTAKPAEVRMGSGKGNPEYWAARVKPGRILFEIEGVSPEIARLAFSLAAAKLPIKTKFVSRLGEGA from the coding sequence ATGCTTTCTCCAAAGCGTACCAAGTTTCGTAAGGTTCGCAAAGGGCGTATTCATGGCATGGCCAAGGGGGGTACGCGTCTAAACTTTGGGACTTACGGTCTAAAGGCTCTTGAGCCCGAAAGAATTACAGCCCGTCAAATCGAGGCCGCTCGTCGTGCGATTACACGTGCGATGAAGCGTGCTGGACGTGTCTGGATTAGAGTTTTCCCAGATCTTCCGGTGACAGCAAAACCTGCTGAAGTCCGTATGGGATCTGGTAAAGGTAATCCAGAATATTGGGCTGCACGTGTTAAGCCAGGAAGAATTCTTTTTGAGATTGAAGGTGTTTCACCTGAAATTGCTCGTTTGGCATTCTCTCTCGCGGCGGCAAAATTACCAATTAAAACTAAATTTGTCAGCCGTTTAGGAGAAGGTGCATGA
- the rpsC gene encoding 30S ribosomal protein S3 — MGHKVNPVGLRLGINRTWDSRWYAGETYAKQLHEDIKLREFLRKKLSGAGVSRIVIERPAKKPRVTIYAARPGVIIGKKGQDIDTLRKELSRMTNADVSLNIVEIRKPEIDATLVAENIAQQLERRVAFRRAMKRAIQSAMRLGAQGIRITCSGRLGGAEIARDEKYREGRVPLHTLRADIDYGTATAQTTYGACGVKVWIFKGEVLGHDPQAQDRKAAEQAPQR, encoded by the coding sequence ATGGGACATAAAGTAAATCCAGTTGGACTGCGTTTAGGGATTAACCGTACTTGGGATAGCCGTTGGTACGCTGGTGAGACCTATGCAAAACAGCTTCATGAAGATATTAAACTCAGAGAGTTCTTGCGTAAGAAACTTTCAGGTGCAGGTGTTTCCCGCATCGTGATTGAACGCCCAGCTAAAAAGCCGCGCGTGACCATCTATGCAGCTCGCCCTGGTGTGATTATCGGTAAAAAAGGTCAGGATATCGACACGCTTCGTAAGGAGCTAAGTCGTATGACCAATGCTGACGTCTCCCTAAATATTGTTGAAATTCGCAAGCCGGAAATTGATGCGACATTGGTTGCTGAGAATATTGCTCAGCAGTTGGAACGTCGTGTAGCATTCCGTCGCGCAATGAAACGTGCTATTCAATCTGCTATGCGTCTTGGCGCTCAGGGTATTCGTATTACCTGCAGTGGCCGTTTAGGTGGCGCAGAAATTGCCAGAGATGAAAAATATCGTGAAGGTCGTGTGCCATTGCATACACTTCGTGCCGATATTGACTATGGTACAGCTACCGCTCAAACAACTTATGGGGCTTGTGGCGTTAAGGTCTGGATCTTTAAAGGTGAAGTTCTTGGCCATGATCCGCAAGCGCAAGATCGTAAGGCAGCTGAACAAGCGCCTCAACGCTGA
- the secY gene encoding preprotein translocase subunit SecY translates to MVSAAEHFASNLSMESFSKASELKKRIWFTLGALIIYRLGTYIPVPGIDPMIMGQILSQQKGGILGVFDMFSGGALGRMTVFALNIMPYISASIIVQLLSTTIPSLEALKKDGESGRQKINQYTRYLTLFIAMFQAYGIAVGLQAIHSPTGLSAVIHPGLFFISTCVLTLVGGSMFLMWIGEQITSRGVGNGISLIIFAGIVAGLPSATASLLELGRTGVLSGFFIAAFLVLALAVILFIVFMELAQFRVIIQYPKRQVGRRIYGGDSSHLPIKVNTAGVIPPIFASSILLLPLSLAGMVDPNTSPAWLVMISHHLSQGRPLYMLTYAALIIFFAYFYAAVTFNPEETADNLRKQGGFIPGIRPGAKTAAYFDSTLSRLTTIGAAYLVAVCLLPQFLITKYSVPFYFGGTSLIIIVTVTIDTVTQVQSHLVGHQYRGLIKKQSGRAGRRSAHKQR, encoded by the coding sequence ATGGTCTCAGCCGCTGAGCATTTCGCTTCCAATCTCAGCATGGAATCTTTTTCCAAAGCTTCTGAGCTGAAGAAACGTATCTGGTTTACGCTAGGGGCGTTAATTATTTACCGTCTTGGCACGTATATTCCTGTCCCTGGGATTGATCCGATGATTATGGGTCAAATTCTAAGCCAGCAAAAAGGCGGCATTTTAGGTGTCTTTGATATGTTTTCCGGTGGTGCGTTAGGACGTATGACCGTCTTCGCCCTGAATATCATGCCCTATATTAGTGCCTCTATTATCGTCCAGTTGCTTTCTACGACGATTCCTTCTTTGGAAGCCTTGAAGAAGGACGGAGAGAGCGGACGTCAAAAAATCAATCAATATACGCGATATTTAACCCTTTTTATTGCGATGTTCCAAGCTTACGGAATCGCGGTAGGGTTGCAGGCTATTCATAGCCCAACAGGCCTTAGTGCCGTTATTCATCCGGGTCTTTTCTTTATTTCCACCTGTGTACTGACGCTTGTCGGTGGTTCAATGTTTTTAATGTGGATTGGAGAGCAGATTACTTCCCGTGGGGTCGGTAATGGGATTTCCCTGATTATTTTTGCGGGTATCGTTGCAGGGTTACCTTCTGCAACAGCAAGTCTTCTTGAGCTTGGCCGGACAGGCGTTCTTTCAGGCTTTTTTATTGCTGCTTTTCTTGTTCTTGCCTTAGCCGTTATTCTTTTTATTGTTTTTATGGAATTGGCACAGTTCCGTGTGATTATTCAATATCCTAAACGTCAGGTTGGACGCCGGATTTATGGTGGTGATAGCTCACATTTGCCAATTAAGGTTAATACAGCAGGGGTTATTCCGCCTATTTTTGCCTCTTCGATTTTGCTTTTGCCTTTAAGTTTGGCAGGGATGGTGGATCCTAACACTTCTCCGGCTTGGCTGGTTATGATTTCGCACCATCTGTCACAGGGCCGTCCTCTGTACATGCTGACATATGCTGCGCTTATTATTTTCTTTGCTTATTTTTATGCAGCGGTTACATTCAATCCAGAAGAGACAGCAGATAATTTAAGAAAGCAGGGGGGATTCATTCCTGGTATTCGTCCCGGTGCAAAAACAGCTGCCTATTTTGACAGTACGCTTTCCCGTTTGACGACAATCGGTGCAGCTTATTTGGTGGCTGTTTGTCTGTTGCCGCAATTCTTGATTACGAAATATAGTGTGCCCTTTTATTTCGGTGGCACGAGTTTGATTATTATCGTAACGGTTACGATTGATACCGTCACGCAGGTTCAATCTCATTTAGTCGGCCATCAATATCGTGGCTTGATCAAAAAGCAGAGTGGACGTGCTGGCCGTCGTTCGGCACATAAGCAGCGTTAA
- a CDS encoding 50S ribosomal protein L15 gives MVKLNELRDNPGAHYRAKRVGRGIGSGKGKTSGSGHKGQKARSGVAINGFEGGQLPIYRRMPKRGFVNIFRKEYAIINLNIVAQALEEGKLEKGKLVNFESLKAAGLVSSRKKLAGVRLLARGEISAKVDFEVAGASAAAIAAVEKAGGSVKTLNVPAAEENA, from the coding sequence ATGGTTAAGTTAAACGAACTACGTGATAACCCAGGCGCACATTACCGTGCAAAACGGGTTGGCCGTGGTATTGGTTCTGGCAAGGGAAAGACTTCTGGATCAGGTCATAAAGGGCAGAAAGCACGTTCAGGTGTTGCCATTAATGGCTTTGAAGGTGGTCAGCTTCCAATTTATCGCCGGATGCCAAAGCGTGGCTTTGTGAATATCTTCCGCAAGGAATATGCCATCATTAACCTAAATATTGTTGCTCAAGCGCTTGAAGAAGGTAAGCTTGAAAAAGGTAAATTGGTTAATTTTGAATCTTTGAAAGCAGCTGGCTTGGTTAGCTCACGTAAAAAACTTGCAGGCGTTCGCTTGCTTGCACGTGGCGAAATCAGTGCTAAAGTTGATTTTGAAGTTGCAGGTGCCTCTGCTGCGGCAATCGCAGCTGTGGAGAAAGCTGGGGGTTCAGTGAAAACATTGAATGTTCCAGCCGCAGAAGAAAACGCTTAA
- a CDS encoding DNA-directed RNA polymerase subunit alpha, with amino-acid sequence MVLQKNWQSLIQPERLTVEQGKLPALSAVLTAEPLERGFGLTLGNALRRILLSSLQGAAVTAIKIEGVLHEFASVPGVREDVTDIVLNIKQLAIKMHEEGPKKLTLRAKGPGEVKASQIIATHDVEIMNPDLVICSLDDGAEVEMEFTINTGRGYVPASANRPEGAPIGLIPVDAIYSPVRRVAYKVEQTRVGQVTDYDKLILSVETNGVLTPEDAVALSARILQDQLNLFINFEEPRPIEKEEEEEPLSFNRNLLRKVDELELSVRSANCLKNDNIVYIGDLVQKSEHEMLRTPNFGRKSLNEIKEVLSSMGLSLGMDIPEWPPESIEELLQKVDGK; translated from the coding sequence TTGGTTCTTCAGAAAAACTGGCAATCCCTTATTCAGCCTGAAAGACTTACTGTTGAGCAGGGTAAGCTTCCTGCCCTTTCTGCTGTTCTGACCGCAGAGCCGCTAGAACGTGGTTTTGGGCTTACTTTAGGGAATGCTCTTCGTCGGATTTTATTATCCTCTTTGCAAGGTGCTGCTGTCACTGCCATTAAGATCGAGGGCGTTCTTCATGAATTTGCCTCCGTTCCCGGTGTGCGTGAAGATGTGACGGACATTGTTCTTAATATCAAACAGCTTGCAATTAAAATGCATGAGGAAGGCCCTAAAAAGCTTACCCTACGTGCAAAAGGTCCTGGGGAAGTTAAAGCTTCTCAGATTATAGCGACACATGATGTTGAAATTATGAATCCCGATTTGGTTATCTGCAGTCTTGATGACGGCGCAGAGGTTGAAATGGAATTCACGATTAATACAGGTCGCGGTTATGTTCCAGCCAGTGCCAACCGTCCAGAAGGTGCGCCAATCGGACTTATTCCTGTTGATGCGATTTATTCTCCGGTTCGTCGTGTGGCTTATAAGGTCGAGCAGACCCGTGTCGGTCAGGTGACTGATTATGATAAGCTTATCCTAAGTGTTGAAACTAATGGGGTTTTGACACCAGAGGATGCTGTGGCACTTTCTGCCCGTATTTTGCAGGATCAGCTAAATCTCTTCATTAATTTTGAAGAGCCTCGTCCCATTGAGAAGGAAGAAGAGGAAGAACCTCTATCCTTCAACCGTAATCTTTTACGGAAAGTGGATGAGCTTGAACTATCTGTGCGAAGTGCAAACTGTCTTAAGAATGACAATATCGTCTATATTGGCGATTTGGTTCAAAAGTCAGAGCATGAAATGCTTCGGACACCCAACTTTGGCCGGAAATCTTTGAATGAAATCAAAGAAGTTCTGAGTTCTATGGGATTATCGCTGGGGATGGATATCCCTGAATGGCCACCTGAAAGCATCGAAGAGTTGCTTCAGAAGGTTGATGGAAAATAA
- a CDS encoding 30S ribosomal protein S5, whose translation MVREPREGRGRAKAEQTDDVIDKLVTINRVAKVVKGGRRFAFAALVVVGDQKGRVGYGAGKAREVPEAIRKATERARKNMIRVSMKDGRTLHYDLEGHYGAGKVVLRSAPPGTGIIAGGPMRAVFESLGVSDVVAKCLGSRNPHNMIKATFEALANADSPRQVAQRRGKKISQLFRSHTADKEAAAEVTNG comes from the coding sequence ATGGTACGTGAACCAAGAGAAGGACGCGGTCGGGCTAAGGCAGAACAGACCGACGATGTCATTGATAAGTTAGTTACCATCAACCGTGTTGCTAAAGTGGTTAAAGGCGGACGTCGTTTTGCTTTTGCAGCTTTGGTTGTTGTTGGTGATCAAAAAGGCCGTGTTGGTTACGGTGCGGGTAAGGCAAGGGAAGTTCCTGAAGCGATTCGCAAAGCAACCGAACGTGCCCGTAAAAATATGATCCGTGTTTCGATGAAAGACGGTCGTACACTTCATTATGATCTTGAAGGTCATTATGGGGCCGGTAAAGTGGTATTGCGCTCTGCACCTCCAGGTACAGGGATCATTGCTGGTGGTCCGATGCGTGCGGTTTTTGAAAGCCTTGGCGTGAGCGACGTTGTTGCAAAATGCCTAGGTAGTCGTAATCCTCATAACATGATTAAGGCGACTTTTGAGGCATTGGCAAACGCTGATAGCCCACGTCAGGTTGCACAGCGTCGTGGTAAGAAGATTTCACAGCTTTTCCGTAGCCACACAGCGGATAAAGAAGCAGCAGCGGAGGTGACAAATGGCTAA
- the rpmC gene encoding 50S ribosomal protein L29, translating to MSKVKADSYKIEELRSKSIDELRGLLVELKKEQINQRFRLATSQQESAAEIAVVRKAVARIKLLLSEERKKNNNAAPKASAAQS from the coding sequence ATGAGCAAGGTCAAGGCTGATAGCTATAAAATCGAAGAACTTCGCAGCAAAAGCATTGATGAGTTGCGCGGATTGTTGGTTGAGCTTAAAAAAGAGCAAATCAACCAACGTTTCCGTTTGGCAACGAGTCAGCAAGAGAGCGCTGCAGAAATTGCAGTCGTTCGCAAGGCTGTTGCTCGTATTAAATTACTTCTTAGCGAAGAACGTAAAAAAAATAATAACGCAGCGCCTAAAGCGTCTGCCGCTCAGTCGTAG
- a CDS encoding 50S ribosomal protein L24 → MAARIKKDDTVLVITGKSRGHRGKVLQVFPKEGKAIVEGAALAKRHSKPNRMGEGGGIVEKAMPIDLSNLKLIDPKTDKPTKVGFRVEDGKKVRIAKATGEVLDV, encoded by the coding sequence ATGGCTGCACGTATTAAAAAAGACGACACCGTTTTGGTTATCACGGGTAAATCTCGTGGTCACCGCGGTAAAGTTCTGCAAGTTTTCCCAAAAGAAGGGAAAGCGATCGTTGAAGGTGCTGCTTTGGCAAAACGTCACAGCAAACCTAATCGTATGGGTGAAGGTGGCGGAATTGTTGAAAAAGCAATGCCGATCGACCTTTCCAATCTTAAACTGATTGATCCAAAAACGGATAAACCTACAAAAGTAGGTTTCCGCGTGGAAGATGGCAAAAAAGTACGTATTGCCAAAGCCACTGGTGAAGTCCTTGATGTCTAA
- a CDS encoding adenylate kinase — MTSKNIIFLGAPGAGKGTQAAMLAEALEIPTISTGDILRKEIASATPLGLEVKALVDNGKLVSNELVLRLVKKRLSSDDCAKGFILDGFPRTVDQAKDLDHLLSDLDKKIGFVIFLDVPADVIMKRVAERKAADGSKRADDGEEIVRDRLRTYEEQTAPLLPYYENRQLLTEIDGTASMEEVRQKIGEVFA, encoded by the coding sequence TTGACCAGTAAGAATATTATCTTCCTAGGTGCCCCTGGGGCAGGAAAGGGAACACAAGCCGCCATGCTGGCTGAAGCCCTAGAGATTCCAACGATCTCAACGGGAGATATTCTTCGCAAAGAAATCGCTTCTGCGACTCCACTTGGTTTAGAGGTTAAGGCCTTGGTGGATAATGGTAAGCTTGTTTCTAACGAATTAGTTTTGCGCTTGGTTAAAAAACGTCTATCTTCGGATGATTGTGCAAAAGGATTCATCTTGGATGGTTTCCCGCGCACAGTGGATCAAGCAAAAGATTTAGATCATCTTTTGTCTGATCTAGATAAAAAAATTGGATTTGTGATTTTTCTGGATGTTCCTGCAGACGTTATTATGAAACGTGTGGCGGAACGCAAGGCAGCAGACGGTTCTAAACGGGCCGATGATGGGGAAGAGATTGTAAGAGATCGCCTCCGCACTTATGAAGAACAGACAGCGCCGCTTCTGCCTTATTATGAAAATCGTCAACTTCTAACAGAAATTGACGGCACTGCTTCGATGGAAGAAGTTCGGCAGAAAATAGGGGAGGTTTTTGCATAA
- the rpsM gene encoding 30S ribosomal protein S13: MARIAGVNIPTNKRVSIALRYIYGVGATTADAICKKLEIPAQKRVNELSDDEVAAIRSEIDESVRVEGDLRRETAMSIKRLMDLGSYRGLRHRRRLPVRGQRTHTNARTRKGKAVAIAGKKKVTR; the protein is encoded by the coding sequence GTGGCGCGTATTGCTGGCGTAAATATTCCAACAAATAAGCGGGTGAGCATTGCTCTTCGCTACATTTATGGTGTTGGAGCAACAACAGCTGATGCAATCTGCAAGAAATTGGAGATTCCTGCTCAGAAACGAGTTAACGAATTAAGTGACGATGAAGTCGCTGCGATTCGTAGTGAAATCGATGAGTCCGTCCGTGTGGAAGGTGACTTGCGTCGTGAAACTGCGATGAGCATTAAGCGTCTCATGGATTTGGGTTCTTACAGAGGATTGCGTCATCGCCGTCGTCTCCCAGTTCGTGGACAGCGTACACATACAAATGCCCGTACCCGCAAAGGTAAAGCCGTTGCGATTGCAGGTAAAAAGAAAGTAACCCGTTAA